In the genome of Bradyrhizobium ottawaense, the window GGTCGTCATGCTGGGCATTCCCCGCCGCTACAGTCATTTCGTCTTCGGCATCATCCAGTCCGGGCTGACGTCGCTGATCGCGGCGGGGATCGCCAGCCTGCCCGCAGGCAGCGCGATGAGCTTCGTCGGGCACTGGATGGTGTCGTGGCTGATCGCATGGGCCGCGATGTTGCCGATCGTGCTGCTGGCTGCGCCCGCGATCCGCGCCTTCTCGCTGCTCCTGACGCAGGAGGAGCGGGACTCGCGAACCGCCCGACAGGCATGAAAAAGCCCCGCCTGGGGAGAGCCAGACGGGGCAAAAAGTTATTGGAGGCTGAGGTGCTGGGCTGCAACACCATAGCGGCATCATCCTAGCCGGCTCCGCTTACGGCAGCCTGACAGGCGTCAGATTTCCGGACTCAACGCCGAGGCCGCAGACTGGCCCCGCACCGGTCCCAATTTCGACATCCGTTCGCACAACTGCGGACACACCGGTCGGCAAGATTCCACAGCGTTCGGCGCAGCCATGGGGGAAACGTGGCACGCCGACCACGGGGTGGCATCATGGATAACGTAGAGCGGTCATTCGCCGCCGCGACAGCGGCTGGCTTCGTGGTGCTGGTGATCGGCCTCGTGCTGCTGGCGCTGCTTTAAGGACAGGCACGCGAGCGGCAGCCTTTCCCTGGATGACGGGGGTACAGGGCATGCCGCAAAACTGGAAAACAACCCCATGCACAGTAGGCTGCATGGAAGTTCCGTTGTGCTTTCAATGGCTTAAACTTGGCGATACCGTCAACGCGCTACGCTCTCTTGTCGGCTTCGGAAGCCCCCGGTTGGGTCTAGTGGATCTTGATTACATTCAGGGGAAGGTGGAGCTCGGCGGCGCGCTCTTGGCGGTCCTTCTTGCGGAATTCGTTTTCCTGGCGCTCGAACTTCATCAGCTCCTCATGCGCCGCCTCCAGCAGGGGATTGCGCCTGATCGTATCGCGGTTCGTGGTGTCCGTCATGACTGAGGTCCCCAGAGTTGCGGTCCCATCCTGGAGAAGGCTCGAGACCGCGAAAAGGTTCGGTGCCGCAGGATTGCGGAATTCTGACGGCGGCCGGCGGCTGCGTCTTTGATGAACGTCAGCTTCGGCCGGGGAATGACGTTGCGACAGCCCTGCTATTTCGGCGGTTGCAGCCCGGGGGATATGACCCAGTCGTGCAGATGATTGGCGACATCGGCCTGGCGGGCCTTCTTGAGCAGGGCGTCCCGCTCGGGCCCGGGCGGAAGCCTGGCGGCCTCTTCCTGGACCTGCTTCACCCATGCGGAGAGCCGGTCTTGAAGGGTCAACTGCTGCTTGAAACGTCGCCGCTTGAGCATGGCGCGCTCCTTTTCATGCGATGAAGGCGGGAGCGCAATCGGCGTTCTCGTCACCGATAGTGGCCACGGTTGGGGCGGTGATGGCCCATTGAGGACCATTAACGGGAGCCGCGTCTGTCCAGTTGTGTGCACAACGCGAATGGGGAGGGGGACGTGGCGATGCTCACGGACAAAGCCTCAAATCCGCAAAAGAACATATTGCGAACCTAGAACAAATAGGGTACGTTGCTTTTATCGACGAGCCGCCTCGCCAATCGTTTGTCCCTCACGCGAATCCTCGCCATAAGGAGCACGACCCAATGTCCGCCACTGCCCTGCGTATCGTCGAAGGATCTTCCATGGACAAGAGTAAAGCTCTGGCCGCCGCGCTCTCTCAGATCGAGCGCCAGTTCGGCAAGGGCTCGGTGATGAAGCTCGGCAAGAACGACCGGTCCATGGACATCGAGGCGGTGTCGTCAGGCTCGCTCGGGCTCGATATCGCGCTCGGCATCGGCGGCCTGCCGAAGGGGCGCATCGTCGAGATCTACGGGCCGGAATCCTCAGGAAAAACCACGCTGGCGCTGCATACGGTGGCCGAAGCGCAGAAGAAGGGCGGCATCTGCGCCTTCATCGACGCCGAGCACGCGCTCGACCCGGTCTATGCGAGGAAGCTGG includes:
- a CDS encoding DUF2798 domain-containing protein — encoded protein: MLGIPRRYSHFVFGIIQSGLTSLIAAGIASLPAGSAMSFVGHWMVSWLIAWAAMLPIVLLAAPAIRAFSLLLTQEERDSRTARQA